Proteins encoded together in one Stutzerimonas stutzeri window:
- a CDS encoding MarR family winged helix-turn-helix transcriptional regulator has protein sequence METTFSKHALAYDRYALVQLFKAIEEFRGVDPEMPAQGVALFLYSAIYPGCTMADLQKNLGMTQSSCSRNVSALSEWHRLEKPGLGLIVASPDPMERRRKIVQLTEKGQQLAVSLTEAVMNPVRLSSFSKAAR, from the coding sequence ATGGAAACCACATTCAGCAAACACGCCCTGGCTTATGATCGGTATGCACTTGTCCAGCTTTTCAAAGCGATTGAGGAGTTCCGTGGCGTTGACCCAGAGATGCCAGCACAAGGCGTGGCATTGTTCCTCTACTCGGCGATCTACCCTGGCTGCACGATGGCGGATCTGCAGAAGAACCTCGGGATGACCCAATCGTCCTGCTCAAGGAACGTCTCGGCCTTGTCGGAATGGCATCGTCTCGAAAAACCAGGACTCGGATTGATAGTGGCATCGCCAGATCCGATGGAACGCCGCAGGAAGATCGTGCAATTGACCGAGAAGGGGCAGCAACTGGCCGTCTCCCTGACCGAGGCGGTGATGAACCCGGTTCGACTGTCGTCGTTCTCGAAGGCGGCACGGTAA
- a CDS encoding AAA family ATPase encodes MSKIESLVVYKDRVVGEDRGVVKPVLLIDENGNYRTLEKSRFPSGVYISKGYSIIDTSYEENQLFIIEEHHKDEQKTEEHGIDRYWAMGKDATPLPPNSLLPVVNCKLPPIETGILSESVKAPSGLFFILDNDEYKLYGPVQASTAPGESTQVVEAAATPKLSFGTDYLGVFDTREIYDCLVNITINGQNCTFLTSANDLANHRHTTQDFLADRKLIKHFNKLQVGKNTKNISKKEAERLSTSIAEFERLRRASNTKDERLERLKGMLNRYLSESDVGYQIVKDYFESTAGARFLTQYVEANQETLLGAHIQKIKNDVDRRETELKQKLYTIEAQINTKQDELTSVHGKVEKAKAEAEQKIADVKAEADEQIQELMRAREQQLQEEINNKEKALEQKTIELEEICSRLNIANNIEAMERADIFYQENNKRLEVAAKAYQDQLQNTDELSKRISEYHVIGRVLKGGNVTQESQIEYAPVDFASINPAHASDLVDRVRSYLDWDNGKTFSSAELSNLLISTTQSFLTVLAGPPGVGKTSTVVRMAQALKLGSPDTHKNFLYMPVSRGWVSGRDILGFYNSLNSTYQRARTGLYDFLDRKDSGTRTLQMVLLDEANLSPMEHYWSDFLGMCDEEGRNRPIDTGMPDPAKRYLKVGKNVRFIATINHDSTTERLSSRLIDRVPVISIDHEDDIDYGFETKDLMLDGAIDYALFEKFFKSTSDDAELSTSHKVLLEELITTLGQRDAELGQPVRISHRKRAAITNYYTAAVANELMDPDVAFDFAVSQHILPHIEGYGSKFRNRILKVQDALGKAFPRSNKHLERILTSGNDFTGTYSFF; translated from the coding sequence ATGAGTAAAATAGAAAGCCTAGTTGTTTACAAAGACCGCGTGGTAGGGGAGGATCGCGGCGTTGTAAAGCCAGTGTTACTAATAGATGAAAATGGCAACTATCGCACTTTAGAAAAATCTAGATTTCCATCCGGCGTCTACATTTCAAAAGGTTATTCTATAATCGATACCTCGTATGAGGAAAATCAGCTATTTATAATCGAAGAACACCATAAAGACGAGCAAAAAACAGAAGAACATGGCATTGATCGCTACTGGGCAATGGGCAAGGACGCAACACCTCTCCCTCCTAATAGCTTGCTTCCGGTAGTAAATTGCAAACTTCCGCCAATAGAGACAGGAATTCTAAGTGAGTCAGTAAAAGCCCCTTCAGGGTTATTCTTTATTTTAGACAATGATGAGTACAAACTTTACGGGCCAGTTCAAGCCTCAACCGCGCCTGGCGAATCAACACAAGTTGTAGAGGCTGCGGCAACACCGAAGCTTTCCTTCGGAACAGATTATTTAGGAGTATTCGATACCCGCGAGATATATGATTGCCTAGTTAATATAACAATTAATGGACAGAACTGTACCTTTCTAACCTCGGCGAATGACCTGGCCAACCATCGGCATACGACGCAGGATTTCTTAGCCGACCGCAAACTTATTAAGCACTTCAACAAGCTTCAAGTTGGAAAAAACACCAAAAATATTTCTAAGAAAGAAGCTGAGAGACTATCAACCTCTATCGCTGAGTTCGAGCGTCTTCGACGCGCGTCGAATACAAAGGATGAGCGTCTAGAACGTCTAAAAGGTATGCTAAATAGATACCTTAGTGAATCTGATGTCGGATACCAAATAGTCAAGGATTACTTTGAATCAACAGCTGGAGCCAGATTTTTAACCCAGTATGTTGAAGCCAATCAAGAGACGCTACTTGGCGCTCATATTCAAAAAATCAAGAATGACGTTGATCGTCGCGAAACCGAACTAAAACAAAAACTCTATACCATTGAAGCACAAATCAACACAAAACAAGATGAGTTAACAAGCGTTCACGGAAAAGTGGAGAAAGCAAAAGCAGAAGCGGAACAAAAGATTGCTGATGTAAAAGCTGAAGCAGACGAGCAAATTCAGGAGCTCATGCGGGCGCGCGAACAACAGCTTCAAGAAGAAATAAATAATAAAGAAAAAGCATTAGAGCAAAAAACAATAGAGCTGGAAGAAATTTGCTCGCGCCTAAATATTGCAAATAATATTGAAGCAATGGAGCGCGCAGATATTTTCTATCAAGAAAACAATAAGCGACTCGAAGTTGCCGCCAAAGCCTATCAAGACCAGCTTCAAAACACCGATGAGCTTTCAAAAAGAATCAGTGAGTACCATGTAATTGGCAGAGTTTTAAAAGGCGGAAATGTCACGCAGGAATCTCAGATCGAATATGCACCTGTAGACTTTGCATCTATTAATCCAGCCCATGCCTCTGACCTCGTGGATCGCGTAAGAAGTTATCTTGACTGGGATAACGGTAAGACATTTTCCAGTGCAGAACTGAGCAATCTACTAATTAGCACTACGCAGTCGTTCCTAACTGTGCTCGCTGGGCCTCCTGGGGTAGGGAAGACATCTACCGTAGTTCGTATGGCTCAAGCTTTAAAATTAGGATCTCCTGACACTCATAAAAACTTTCTCTATATGCCAGTTTCACGCGGCTGGGTTTCGGGGCGAGATATCTTGGGATTCTACAATAGCTTGAATAGTACGTACCAACGTGCCCGTACTGGTCTTTATGATTTCCTTGATAGGAAGGACTCTGGAACACGCACTCTACAAATGGTGTTGCTGGATGAGGCAAATCTTTCTCCAATGGAACACTACTGGTCTGATTTTTTGGGCATGTGTGATGAAGAAGGCCGTAATCGCCCGATAGATACTGGAATGCCCGACCCGGCTAAGCGCTACCTCAAAGTGGGAAAAAACGTCCGCTTTATCGCAACAATAAACCATGATTCAACTACAGAGCGCTTATCTTCTAGATTGATAGACCGAGTTCCAGTTATTTCGATTGATCATGAAGATGATATAGACTATGGCTTTGAAACAAAAGACTTGATGCTTGATGGCGCAATCGACTACGCGCTATTTGAGAAATTCTTTAAAAGTACAAGCGATGACGCAGAGCTATCTACGTCCCACAAAGTTCTCTTGGAGGAGTTAATTACAACCCTAGGTCAGCGTGACGCAGAGCTTGGGCAGCCGGTGAGAATATCTCATCGAAAGCGCGCAGCCATTACGAATTACTATACGGCTGCAGTGGCTAACGAACTTATGGATCCGGATGTTGCATTTGATTTTGCCGTATCTCAACATATATTGCCTCACATTGAGGGTTACGGCTCTAAATTCAGGAATAGAATTCTAAAAGTACAAGATGCACTTGGAAAGGCTTTCCCGCGCTCTAACAAACATCTTGAGAGAATCCTGACAAGCGGCAATGACTTTACTGGAACTTACTCGTTCTTTTAA
- the istA gene encoding IS21 family transposase has translation MRKIREVLRLKFEVGLSARQIAVSVQIGRVTVGDYLNRFAASGLSWPCSLSDSELEQQLFPPAPAVPSEQRPLPDWSWVHAELRRPGVTLALLWQEYRLSQPKGFQYSWFCEHYRAWQGKLDVVMRQEHRVGEKLFVDYAGQTVPVIDRHSGEIRQAQVFVAVLGASSYTFAEATWSQQLPDWLGSHTRCFAFLGGVPEIVVPDNLRSAVSKSHRYEPDINPSYRDLAEHYGVAVVPARARKPRDKAKAEVGVQVVERWILAALRNRQFFSLDELNSAIALLLERLNRRPFRKLPGSRQSAFEALDRPALRPLPEQPYVYAEWKKARVHIDYHVEVDGHYYSVPYQLVKKQLEVRLTARTVECFHANQRVASHLRSMHKGRHSTQAEHMPKSHREHAEWTPQRLIRWAEQTGPNTAGVIRHILERRIHPQQGYRACLGILRLGKTHGEVRLELACRRALSLGACSYKSLESILRQGLENLPLAQANLPLLPDDHANLRGPAYYH, from the coding sequence ATGCGTAAGATTCGCGAAGTACTTCGTCTCAAGTTCGAGGTCGGGCTATCGGCTCGCCAGATTGCGGTCAGCGTGCAGATCGGTCGTGTCACCGTCGGCGATTACCTCAACCGCTTTGCCGCCAGCGGCCTCAGTTGGCCCTGTTCGTTGTCCGATTCCGAGCTGGAACAGCAGCTGTTCCCACCGGCGCCGGCAGTGCCCAGCGAGCAGCGGCCACTGCCTGATTGGTCTTGGGTGCATGCCGAGCTACGCCGGCCGGGCGTGACCTTGGCGCTGCTCTGGCAGGAGTATCGCCTGAGCCAGCCGAAAGGCTTTCAGTACAGCTGGTTCTGCGAGCACTACCGGGCCTGGCAGGGCAAGCTGGACGTGGTGATGCGCCAGGAGCACCGCGTCGGCGAGAAGTTGTTCGTCGACTACGCCGGGCAGACGGTGCCGGTGATCGACCGCCACAGCGGCGAGATCCGCCAGGCGCAGGTGTTCGTCGCGGTGCTCGGTGCGTCCAGCTACACCTTCGCCGAAGCCACCTGGTCGCAGCAGCTGCCGGACTGGCTGGGCTCGCATACCCGCTGCTTTGCCTTCCTCGGCGGCGTGCCGGAGATCGTGGTGCCGGACAACCTGCGCAGCGCGGTGAGTAAGAGCCATCGCTACGAGCCGGACATCAACCCGAGCTACCGCGATCTGGCCGAGCACTATGGCGTGGCGGTGGTGCCGGCGCGGGCGCGTAAACCGCGCGACAAGGCCAAGGCCGAGGTCGGCGTGCAGGTGGTCGAGCGCTGGATCCTCGCCGCGCTGAGGAATCGGCAGTTCTTCTCCCTGGATGAACTCAACAGCGCCATCGCCTTATTGCTGGAGCGGCTCAACCGACGACCGTTTCGCAAGCTGCCGGGCTCCCGGCAGTCGGCCTTCGAAGCTCTGGATCGTCCGGCGCTGCGCCCCCTGCCGGAGCAACCCTACGTCTACGCCGAGTGGAAGAAGGCGCGGGTGCACATCGACTACCACGTCGAGGTCGATGGGCACTACTACTCGGTGCCGTACCAACTGGTGAAGAAACAACTGGAAGTACGCCTGACAGCGCGCACGGTGGAGTGCTTCCACGCCAATCAGCGGGTGGCCAGTCACCTTCGCTCAATGCACAAGGGCAGGCACAGCACGCAGGCCGAGCACATGCCCAAGAGCCATCGCGAGCATGCCGAGTGGACGCCGCAGCGGCTGATCCGCTGGGCCGAGCAGACCGGGCCGAACACGGCCGGCGTGATCCGGCACATCCTCGAACGGCGCATCCATCCGCAGCAGGGCTACCGGGCCTGCCTGGGCATCCTGCGCCTGGGCAAGACCCATGGCGAAGTGCGCTTGGAGTTGGCCTGCCGTCGCGCCCTCAGCCTCGGCGCGTGCAGCTACAAGAGCCTCGAATCGATCCTGCGCCAGGGGCTGGAAAACCTGCCGTTGGCTCAAGCCAACCTGCCCCTGCTGCCGGACGACCACGCCAACCTGCGCGGCCCCGCCTACTACCACTGA
- a CDS encoding IS3 family transposase (programmed frameshift), with product MKTTTKYSPEVRERAVRLVLEHQGNHESEWAAICSISAKIGCTAETLRRWVRQAERDTGKREGQTSSERERIKALEREVRELRQANEILRKASAYFCPGGARPPLQAMKAFVDEHRAVYGVEPICRVLPIAPSTYYAHAHCQAAPERRSPRTRRDEVLSGHIQRVWEENFQVYGVRKVWRQLKREGVVVARCTVERLMRRLGLQGVVRGKPVKTTISDKATPCSLDKVNRQFRAERPNALWVSDFTYVSTWQGFVYVAFVIDVFARRIVGWRVSSSARTDFVLDALEQALYARRPVGQGSLIHHSDRGVQYVSIRYTERLAEAGVEPSVGSVGDSYDNALAETINGLYKAEVIHRRSWQNREAVELATLEWVDWFNHRRLLEPIGNMPPAEAEAIYYQQLTESAQAA from the exons ATGAAGACGACGACGAAGTACTCCCCGGAAGTCCGCGAGCGAGCGGTTCGACTGGTATTGGAACATCAAGGCAACCACGAGTCGGAATGGGCAGCGATTTGCTCGATTTCTGCCAAGATCGGTTGTACCGCCGAAACACTGCGCCGTTGGGTACGCCAGGCCGAGCGCGATACTGGCAAACGTGAAGGCCAGACCAGCAGCGAACGCGAGCGGATCAAGGCGCTGGAACGTGAGGTGCGTGAGTTGCGCCAGGCCAACGAGATCCTGCGCAAGGCGTCCGCGTATT TTTGCCCAGGCGGAGCTCGACCGCCGCTTCAAGCCATGAAGGCGTTCGTCGACGAGCATCGTGCGGTTTATGGAGTCGAGCCGATCTGCCGGGTACTGCCGATCGCTCCATCGACCTACTACGCCCATGCACATTGCCAGGCCGCTCCCGAGCGGCGTTCTCCGCGAACACGGCGTGACGAGGTACTGAGCGGGCATATCCAGCGGGTCTGGGAGGAGAACTTCCAGGTCTACGGCGTGCGCAAGGTCTGGCGGCAACTCAAGCGCGAAGGCGTAGTGGTGGCCCGCTGCACGGTGGAGCGACTGATGCGGCGACTGGGTCTACAAGGTGTCGTACGCGGCAAACCGGTCAAGACTACGATCAGCGACAAGGCCACCCCGTGCTCGCTGGACAAGGTCAATCGCCAGTTCCGCGCCGAGCGGCCAAACGCGCTCTGGGTGTCGGACTTCACCTACGTCAGCACGTGGCAGGGCTTCGTCTACGTGGCCTTTGTCATCGACGTATTCGCCCGGCGTATCGTCGGCTGGCGCGTGTCCAGCTCAGCCCGCACAGACTTTGTTCTCGATGCGTTGGAACAGGCGTTGTATGCCCGCCGACCGGTCGGCCAGGGCAGCCTGATCCATCACAGCGACCGTGGCGTGCAGTACGTCTCGATCCGCTATACCGAGCGCCTAGCTGAAGCTGGGGTCGAGCCCTCGGTGGGCAGCGTGGGCGACTCCTATGACAATGCCTTGGCCGAGACCATCAATGGCCTGTACAAGGCCGAGGTGATCCATCGTCGTTCCTGGCAGAATCGGGAGGCAGTGGAGCTGGCGACGCTGGAGTGGGTGGACTGGTTCAACCACCGACGGCTACTGGAGCCCATCGGGAACATGCCGCCGGCAGAGGCCGAAGCGATCTACTATCAGCAACTTACCGAGTCGGCCCAAGCGGCATGA
- a CDS encoding DUF2971 domain-containing protein — MDTDTRLFRYKYRDCNPSNLKIITEGTLYFSSPTNFNDPFDSSPAYDLKSIDEIFRRRPDLIKRVGDSMGLSPARRLMKKTQFIANARKCVESGEWAKSLMSTVGVFCVSRNPCNPLMWAHYAKDHSGFVVEFKIDMNSPRELLESIIPMPVNYCKETPILDWGASGRNIEDYLLTKSPDWEYEEEERILDVTGGPGVYPYSREHFLSSVIVGVRTSADDLHLIRAAVEKASTDIGRSIPIYQARLSNTDYKVYIPDHPDSRLSSAR; from the coding sequence ATGGATACCGATACCCGCCTATTTCGATACAAATACCGAGACTGCAATCCATCCAACCTAAAAATAATAACGGAAGGTACCCTTTATTTTAGCAGTCCGACTAACTTCAACGATCCTTTCGATAGCTCACCTGCATACGATTTAAAATCCATCGATGAGATATTCAGAAGAAGACCTGATTTAATAAAGCGTGTCGGAGACTCCATGGGGCTAAGCCCTGCAAGGAGACTCATGAAGAAGACTCAGTTCATTGCCAATGCACGAAAATGCGTGGAGTCAGGCGAGTGGGCCAAGAGCCTAATGTCTACAGTCGGAGTTTTTTGCGTGAGCCGGAATCCTTGCAATCCACTAATGTGGGCGCACTACGCAAAGGATCATAGCGGCTTCGTGGTTGAATTCAAAATAGACATGAATTCTCCACGCGAGCTTTTAGAAAGCATCATCCCCATGCCAGTTAATTATTGCAAAGAAACGCCTATTTTAGATTGGGGGGCATCGGGCCGCAACATCGAAGACTACCTTCTTACCAAGAGTCCTGACTGGGAGTACGAGGAAGAAGAGAGGATTTTAGATGTCACCGGAGGGCCGGGAGTTTATCCATACTCTAGAGAGCACTTTCTCTCTTCAGTAATTGTAGGAGTCCGAACAAGTGCAGACGACCTTCATTTGATCAGAGCAGCAGTAGAAAAAGCCAGCACGGATATAGGCCGATCTATTCCTATCTATCAAGCCAGATTATCTAACACTGATTACAAGGTATATATTCCTGATCATCCAGACTCCCGGCTTAGCTCAGCAAGATAA
- a CDS encoding KilA-N domain-containing protein, whose translation MSKQLITREYNGNVFTFREDGYFNMTDAAKKFGKDLSNFMRSPETVEYVEALTQTVKSTDCPIVQAFRGGRTPGTWGHPKLAVFFARWLDVKFAVFCDMVIDDILNKKAELTITQPAESMAMKVPQSFPEALRLAAELAEKNEQLALENKEMAPKAVVFDNCVALRQESLATFVRTLKAITTQYWSPRCC comes from the coding sequence ATGAGCAAGCAACTGATCACCCGCGAGTACAACGGCAACGTCTTCACCTTCCGCGAGGACGGCTACTTCAACATGACCGACGCTGCGAAGAAGTTCGGAAAAGACCTGAGCAACTTCATGCGGTCGCCCGAGACTGTTGAGTACGTTGAAGCCCTGACTCAAACCGTGAAATCCACGGACTGCCCTATCGTCCAGGCTTTCCGAGGCGGGCGCACTCCCGGCACCTGGGGTCACCCGAAGCTGGCCGTCTTCTTCGCCCGCTGGCTGGACGTGAAGTTCGCAGTCTTCTGCGACATGGTCATCGACGACATCCTCAACAAGAAGGCCGAGCTGACAATCACCCAGCCCGCCGAGTCGATGGCAATGAAGGTTCCCCAGTCGTTCCCCGAAGCCCTGCGTCTGGCTGCCGAGCTGGCAGAGAAGAACGAGCAGCTCGCCCTGGAGAACAAGGAGATGGCACCGAAGGCTGTCGTCTTCGACAACTGCGTGGCGCTGCGTCAGGAATCCCTGGCTACCTTCGTGCGTACCTTGAAAGCGATTACCACACAGTATTGGAGCCCCAGATGCTGCTGA
- a CDS encoding antA/AntB antirepressor family protein has protein sequence MKSKRTGKTFNYTPSTCPKHVMQTLGFSEEQTERMIRVRRILPFVESRTEPCIDARKLWENIGKPWGKFPSWTDHEAVTFSVFMEKGEVTPHTTATKGRPRTDYSLSRNCSAHLAMMARTAEGDAVRSYLLDLEELAFKLIRYTPIRGSMLTEIDNQVAHRAFVIAGEKAKSGELPKSIVRQEAMSMKACLMSLVCRVMTGLSASEWRAKIGRPIRDSLTADDLNQYSRAYDSALTMLAGGMTLSQIEAVLNQPYGNSVDPSDYIKTQAEVA, from the coding sequence ATGAAAAGCAAACGAACTGGAAAGACCTTCAACTACACCCCCTCCACCTGCCCGAAGCACGTCATGCAGACTCTTGGCTTCAGCGAGGAGCAGACCGAGAGGATGATCCGGGTTCGCCGGATACTTCCCTTTGTTGAGAGCAGAACAGAACCATGCATTGACGCCCGGAAGCTGTGGGAGAACATTGGCAAACCCTGGGGGAAGTTCCCCAGTTGGACAGATCATGAGGCAGTGACTTTTTCCGTGTTCATGGAAAAAGGTGAAGTGACCCCACACACCACTGCGACCAAGGGCCGCCCAAGAACAGACTACTCGCTCAGTCGCAACTGCTCAGCCCATCTGGCAATGATGGCAAGGACTGCTGAGGGAGACGCTGTCCGCTCGTACTTACTCGACTTGGAAGAGCTGGCCTTCAAGCTCATCCGCTACACCCCGATCCGGGGCTCCATGCTCACGGAGATCGACAATCAGGTCGCTCATCGGGCGTTTGTCATCGCTGGCGAGAAGGCTAAGTCTGGAGAGCTACCAAAGAGCATCGTCAGGCAGGAGGCTATGTCGATGAAAGCGTGCCTGATGTCGCTCGTATGCCGAGTGATGACCGGACTGTCCGCCAGCGAATGGCGAGCCAAGATAGGCCGCCCCATTCGGGACTCCCTCACTGCCGATGACCTCAATCAATACAGCCGGGCCTACGACTCCGCCCTGACCATGCTGGCTGGCGGCATGACACTGTCGCAGATCGAAGCCGTACTGAACCAGCCCTACGGAAACAGCGTCGACCCGAGCGACTACATCAAGACCCAAGCGGAGGTAGCCTGA
- the istB gene encoding IS21-like element helper ATPase IstB, whose translation MLPHPTLDKLQTLRLTGMLKALAEQLKTPDINSLSFEERLGLLVDRELTERDDKRLSSRLRQARLKHNACLEDIDYRSPRGLDKALILQLSGGQWLRDGLNLIIGGPTGVGKTWLACALAHQACREGYSVRYLRLPRLLEELGLAHGDGRFAKLMSGYAKTDLLILDDWGLAPFTVEQRRDMLELLDDRYGQRSTLVTSQMPVDNWHELIGDPTLADAILDRLVHNAYRINLKGESMRKQTKKLTTPGTSD comes from the coding sequence ATGCTGCCCCATCCGACCCTGGACAAGCTCCAGACCCTGCGCCTGACCGGCATGCTCAAGGCACTCGCCGAGCAACTGAAAACCCCCGACATCAACAGCCTGAGCTTCGAGGAACGCCTCGGCCTGTTGGTCGACCGCGAACTGACCGAACGCGACGACAAGCGCCTCAGCAGCCGCCTGCGCCAGGCCCGGCTCAAGCACAACGCCTGCCTCGAAGACATCGACTACCGCAGCCCGCGCGGGCTGGATAAGGCGCTGATCCTGCAACTGAGCGGCGGCCAGTGGCTACGCGACGGCCTCAACCTGATCATCGGCGGCCCCACCGGCGTGGGTAAAACCTGGCTGGCCTGCGCCCTGGCCCACCAGGCCTGCCGAGAGGGTTACAGCGTGCGTTACCTGCGCTTGCCACGCCTGCTGGAAGAGTTGGGCCTAGCCCACGGCGACGGGCGCTTCGCCAAGCTGATGAGCGGCTATGCCAAGACCGACCTGCTGATCCTTGATGACTGGGGTCTGGCCCCGTTCACCGTTGAACAGCGCCGTGACATGCTGGAGCTACTGGACGACCGCTACGGCCAGCGCTCGACCCTCGTGACCAGCCAAATGCCCGTGGACAACTGGCACGAACTGATCGGCGATCCGACCCTGGCCGATGCCATCCTCGACCGCCTGGTGCACAACGCTTATCGGATCAACCTCAAGGGCGAATCGATGCGCAAACAGACGAAGAAATTGACGACACCGGGCACCTCAGACTAA
- a CDS encoding recombinase family protein yields MTATIAYVRVSTDDQTTEAQRHAISQRFNVNEWFSDEATSGATKALQREGFKALHAYARKGDTVVVAAIDRLGRDTIDVLETVEALKAKGVTVVSMREGFDLSSPVGKAMLTMLAAVAELERANIKARQMAGIERARAQGKKLGAPKVIDDQAVAIWRKENEASITDTAKHWGISTAAVKRACRAP; encoded by the coding sequence ATGACCGCCACCATCGCCTACGTACGAGTCAGTACCGACGACCAGACCACCGAGGCCCAGCGCCACGCCATCAGCCAACGCTTCAATGTGAACGAGTGGTTCTCCGATGAGGCCACTAGCGGGGCCACTAAGGCACTGCAGCGGGAAGGCTTCAAGGCACTCCATGCCTACGCCAGGAAGGGAGACACGGTTGTCGTGGCCGCCATCGACCGCCTAGGCAGAGACACCATCGACGTGCTGGAGACAGTGGAAGCCCTTAAGGCCAAGGGCGTGACCGTGGTCTCGATGCGCGAAGGATTCGACCTATCCAGCCCGGTAGGCAAAGCCATGCTCACCATGCTGGCTGCCGTAGCGGAGCTGGAGCGAGCCAACATCAAAGCCCGCCAGATGGCCGGGATCGAGCGAGCCAGGGCACAGGGCAAGAAGCTGGGGGCACCCAAGGTAATCGATGATCAGGCCGTGGCTATCTGGAGGAAAGAGAACGAGGCCAGCATTACGGATACCGCGAAGCACTGGGGGATCTCAACGGCTGCCGTGAAGCGGGCTTGCAGAGCCCCGTAG
- a CDS encoding site-specific integrase, which yields MESAPSNAPRFSKVVQECLEQQSQEGVAAKTLSDKRSVAELMTRILGDLPVDLITRQDARKFREVALKLPPRMNQLPEGQSLEQIIEVATTTISLTTFNNYVKNLTTFFSYAIREGYCERNPFDGLRVRQRGKVSEERSVFTEDDLRRLFSKQVYASANSTQPHKYWLPLLGLYTGARLNELCQLYLDDVVCINGIDCLHIRATRPDQKLKTVTSERLVPIHSKLKALGFLEFVQSQREAGRQRLFAELTLHKAHGYAAAPSKWFTRVRDQLGFRDGAERKDFHSFRHTLADHLKQKGIVESLVGGILGHQSGGITFSRYGKDFRPEVLAPVVEAVDFDVVEWLR from the coding sequence GTGGAATCCGCACCTAGCAACGCTCCACGCTTCTCCAAGGTGGTTCAGGAGTGCCTGGAGCAGCAGTCACAAGAAGGCGTGGCTGCGAAGACGCTATCCGACAAGCGTTCCGTGGCTGAGCTGATGACTCGGATCTTGGGTGATCTGCCTGTCGATCTCATCACTCGCCAGGATGCCCGCAAGTTCCGAGAGGTGGCACTCAAGCTGCCGCCAAGGATGAACCAGCTTCCCGAGGGGCAATCGCTGGAGCAGATCATCGAGGTCGCAACTACTACGATCAGCCTCACCACGTTCAACAATTACGTGAAGAACCTGACAACCTTCTTCTCCTACGCCATCCGTGAGGGCTACTGCGAGCGCAACCCGTTCGATGGGCTTCGGGTCAGGCAGCGAGGCAAGGTCAGCGAGGAGCGAAGCGTCTTCACTGAGGACGATCTGCGCCGTCTGTTCTCGAAGCAGGTTTACGCATCAGCCAACTCGACTCAGCCGCACAAGTACTGGCTGCCACTGCTCGGTCTTTACACCGGGGCGAGACTTAACGAGTTATGCCAGCTCTATCTGGATGATGTGGTCTGCATCAACGGCATCGACTGCCTCCACATTCGGGCGACTAGGCCCGATCAGAAGCTGAAAACCGTCACCTCGGAAAGACTCGTGCCTATCCACTCGAAGTTGAAAGCGCTGGGGTTCCTCGAGTTCGTCCAGTCGCAGCGGGAGGCTGGCCGCCAGCGTCTTTTCGCGGAGCTGACCTTGCACAAGGCACATGGTTACGCTGCGGCTCCATCCAAGTGGTTCACTCGGGTTCGTGATCAGTTGGGCTTCCGTGATGGGGCAGAGCGCAAGGACTTCCACAGCTTCCGCCACACGCTTGCTGATCACCTGAAGCAGAAGGGAATAGTCGAGTCGCTGGTCGGCGGCATTCTTGGCCACCAGAGCGGCGGGATCACGTTCAGTCGGTACGGGAAGGACTTTAGGCCGGAAGTGCTGGCTCCGGTGGTGGAAGCGGTGGACTTTGATGTTGTGGAGTGGCTTCGATAA